Proteins encoded by one window of Channa argus isolate prfri chromosome 13, Channa argus male v1.0, whole genome shotgun sequence:
- the snphb gene encoding syntaphilin isoform X5, with protein MSAPAPATRRSTSGSRRRTPAAPSNRDPYGNASLSSSNSGSCKGSDCSPTKGRHQKYTSCTDNHGIQPPLPEQYLTPLQQKEVCIRHLRARLKETINTLQDRDTEIDELRGQLCRMQEDWVEEECHRVEAQLALKEARQEIQQLKQAVETVRARLSDAGGLSGDVGVQKYFQDINIQNHKLENLLLSMELAQAGLAKEGVAIPGCRTRVGGSAPASVSGESPGGVPRLTVGGRGSCSCDGSPARSLTRSSTYTKLSDQALVDRSTNGQDFPCLSGDGTQDSGFVCCGESGVPSRADLLLEAAFLTEETASLLNSYTQTFSHSLPNTLPHTFSHTLPHSFPHSLSHPVPHPMPHSSTYEKLCTGERLTPFRCGLGGVGCMSHPCLSHHHLYLHPLRETGIQTESCPIPTATGCPSDLDTIAEQRTFRSQACSPTSTWLSDEGEEELDSITTTTSVTNATVMSTATEPIPVSKTPLFPPLPRSASVACSMESPLCGQQEGVEEEEKQENEKREKETTADQRQDETTVIPQEDERQLLQMDSVGGNVAEDQGALDEATATSAGMNREFKFVGCCGEGRQSGTALENLSVEDVSMLAGPTQAEKENMSGSNPGLSPGVEQPHTSQPRRSTSHEEIAGFTVVEVRDEDDDEDESKEPGATEGAAAAAAEEEDESDSGTIQKSYWSRHFLVDLLAVAIPVVPTVAWLCRGPARAGQPMYHIGSLLRGCCTVALHSLRRGGGLRHYPAGGGDLGGSQI; from the exons ATGTCTGCCCCTGCTCCAGCCACTCGGAGGTCTACGTCAGGCTCTCGGCG ACGGACACCTGCCGCCCCCAGCAATAGAGATCCCTATGGTAACGCCtccctcagcagcagcaactcAGGATCTTGTAAAGGCAGCGACTGCAGCCCCACAAAAGG ACGTCACCAGAAATACACTTCGTGTACGGATAACCATGGTATTCAGCCCCCTCTCCCAGAGCAATACCTCACACCCCTGCAACAAAAAGAGGTGTGCATCCGACACCTGCGGGCCAGGCTAAAAGAAACCATCAACACTCTGCAAGACAG GGACACAGAGATAGATGAGCTGAGAGGCCAGCTTTGCAGGATGCAGGAGGACTGGGTTGAGGAGGAGTGTCATCGTGTCGAGGCGCAACTGGCCCTGAAGGAGGCGCGTCAGGAGATCCAGCAGCTCAAACAGGCCGTGGAAACTGTCCGTGCCAGGCTCAGTGATGCCGGGGGGCTCAGTGGGGATGTAGGGGTCCAGAAGTACTTCCAAGACATCAACATTCAGAACCACAAGCTTGAGAACCTCTTGCTTAGTATGGAATTAGCCCAGGCCGGATTAGCCAAAGAGGGGGTAGCCATACCAGGCTGTCGGACCCGTGTCGGGGGTTCAGCTCCAGCATCAGTATCAGGGGAAAGTCCAGGGGGAGTACCCAGACTGACAGTGGGAGGGAGGGGTTCTTGCTCCTGTGATGGCTCCCCAGCCCGCTCTCTGACTCGCAGCTCCACCTACACCAAGCTGAGCGATCAGGCACTGGTGGACCGGAGCACCAATGGGCAAGACTTTCCTTGTCTGTCAGGTGACGGCACCCAGGACAGCGGCTTTGTGTGCTGCGGGGAGAGCGGTGTCCCCAGCAGGGCTGACCTCCTGCTGGAGGCCGCCTTCCTCACCGAGGAAACGGCATCTTTACTCAACTCCTACACACAGACCTTCTCCCACTCTCTGCCCAACACTCTGCCTCACACCTTCTCCCACACCTTACCTCACTCTTTCCCTCACAGTTTGTCCCACCCTGTGCCCCACCCTATGCCACACTCCTCCACCTATGAGAAGCTGTGCACAGGTGAGAGGTTAACGCCATTTCGTTGCGGCCTGGGCGGAGTAGGTTGCATGAGCCACCCCTGCCTGTCCCACCACCACCTGTACCTTCATCCCCTCCGGGAGACGGGCATTCAAACGGAAAGTTGCCCCATCCCCACAGCGACTGGTTGCCCCTCTGATTTGGATACCATTGCAGAGCAGCGCACTTTCCGCTCGCAGGCCTGCAgccccacctccacctggtTGTCTGACgagggggaggaggagctggactCTATCACCACTACGACTTCGGTAACCAATGCAACGGTCATGAGTACAGCTACTGAGCCGATCCCAGTTTCCAAAACACCCCTGTTCCCTCCCTTACCACGGTCAGCTAGTGTAGCGTGTTCCATGGAGAGTCCTCTGTGTGGACAGCAGGAAGGagtggaagaggaagaaaagcaggaaaacgaaaaaagagagaaggaaactACTGCAGATCAGAGGCAAGATGAAACAACAGTGATCCCACAGGAGGATGAAAGGCAGCTGCTGCAGATGGATTCAGTAGGTGGGAATGTGGCGGAGGACCAGGGTGCACTGGATGAGGCAACAGCAACATCAGCAGGGATGAACCGCGAGTTTAAGTTTGTAGGATGCTGTGGAGAAGGTAGGCAGAGTGGGACAGCACTGGAAAACCTCAGTGTGGAAGACGTTAGCATGCTAGCAGGACCAACTCAGGCAGAGAAGGAAAACATGAGTGGAAGTAACCCAGGATTATCACCAGGTGTCGAACAGCCTCATACCTCCCAACCAAGGAGATCTACTTCCCATGAGGAGATAGCTGGTTTCACAGTTGTGGAGGTGCGTGATGAGGACGATGACGAAGACGAAAGTAAAGAACCGGGTGCCACagagggagcagcagcagcagcagcagaggaggaagatgaatcAGACTCTGGGACAATTCAGAAAAGCTATTGGAGTCGTCACTTCCTAGTTGATCTGCTAGCAGTGGCCATCCCTGTTGTGCCGACGGTTGCGTGGCTGTGCCGGGGCCCCGCCCGTGCCGGACAGCCCATGTACCACATAGGGTCGCTGCTGCGAGGCTGTTGCACTGTGGCACTGCACTCGCTGCGCAGGGGAGGTGGGCTGAGGCACTACCCCGCAGGCGGGGGAGACCTGGGTGGATCGCAGATATAA
- the snphb gene encoding syntaphilin isoform X2: MSAPAPATRRSTSGSRRFDYCRFIELDYVPMETGYMVSMRPTKGYASTKSPTKGYTSTKSPDRHSRSTNSPSTPRSRRTPAAPSNRDPYGNASLSSSNSGSCKGSDCSPTKGRHQKYTSCTDNHGIQPPLPEQYLTPLQQKEVCIRHLRARLKETINTLQDRDTEIDELRGQLCRMQEDWVEEECHRVEAQLALKEARQEIQQLKQAVETVRARLSDAGGLSGDVGVQKYFQDINIQNHKLENLLLSMELAQAGLAKEGVAIPGCRTRVGGSAPASVSGESPGGVPRLTVGGRGSCSCDGSPARSLTRSSTYTKLSDQALVDRSTNGQDFPCLSGDGTQDSGFVCCGESGVPSRADLLLEAAFLTEETASLLNSYTQTFSHSLPNTLPHTFSHTLPHSFPHSLSHPVPHPMPHSSTYEKLCTGERLTPFRCGLGGVGCMSHPCLSHHHLYLHPLRETGIQTESCPIPTATGCPSDLDTIAEQRTFRSQACSPTSTWLSDEGEEELDSITTTTSVTNATVMSTATEPIPVSKTPLFPPLPRSASVACSMESPLCGQQEGVEEEEKQENEKREKETTADQRQDETTVIPQEDERQLLQMDSVGGNVAEDQGALDEATATSAGMNREFKFVGCCGEGRQSGTALENLSVEDVSMLAGPTQAEKENMSGSNPGLSPGVEQPHTSQPRRSTSHEEIAGFTVVEVRDEDDDEDESKEPGATEGAAAAAAEEEDESDSGTIQKSYWSRHFLVDLLAVAIPVVPTVAWLCRGPARAGQPMYHIGSLLRGCCTVALHSLRRGGGLRHYPAGGGDLGGSQI; encoded by the exons ATGTCTGCCCCTGCTCCAGCCACTCGGAGGTCTACGTCAGGCTCTCGGCG GTTTGACTACTGCAGGTTCATTGAGCTAGACTACGTTCCCATGGAGACAGGTTATATGGTCTCAATGCGTCCGACTAAAGGCTATGCATCAACCAAGTCACCAACTAAGGGATACACCTCCACCAAGTCCCCGGACCGCCACAGCCGTTCAACAAACTCTCCCTCCACCCCTCGTTCTCG ACGGACACCTGCCGCCCCCAGCAATAGAGATCCCTATGGTAACGCCtccctcagcagcagcaactcAGGATCTTGTAAAGGCAGCGACTGCAGCCCCACAAAAGG ACGTCACCAGAAATACACTTCGTGTACGGATAACCATGGTATTCAGCCCCCTCTCCCAGAGCAATACCTCACACCCCTGCAACAAAAAGAGGTGTGCATCCGACACCTGCGGGCCAGGCTAAAAGAAACCATCAACACTCTGCAAGACAG GGACACAGAGATAGATGAGCTGAGAGGCCAGCTTTGCAGGATGCAGGAGGACTGGGTTGAGGAGGAGTGTCATCGTGTCGAGGCGCAACTGGCCCTGAAGGAGGCGCGTCAGGAGATCCAGCAGCTCAAACAGGCCGTGGAAACTGTCCGTGCCAGGCTCAGTGATGCCGGGGGGCTCAGTGGGGATGTAGGGGTCCAGAAGTACTTCCAAGACATCAACATTCAGAACCACAAGCTTGAGAACCTCTTGCTTAGTATGGAATTAGCCCAGGCCGGATTAGCCAAAGAGGGGGTAGCCATACCAGGCTGTCGGACCCGTGTCGGGGGTTCAGCTCCAGCATCAGTATCAGGGGAAAGTCCAGGGGGAGTACCCAGACTGACAGTGGGAGGGAGGGGTTCTTGCTCCTGTGATGGCTCCCCAGCCCGCTCTCTGACTCGCAGCTCCACCTACACCAAGCTGAGCGATCAGGCACTGGTGGACCGGAGCACCAATGGGCAAGACTTTCCTTGTCTGTCAGGTGACGGCACCCAGGACAGCGGCTTTGTGTGCTGCGGGGAGAGCGGTGTCCCCAGCAGGGCTGACCTCCTGCTGGAGGCCGCCTTCCTCACCGAGGAAACGGCATCTTTACTCAACTCCTACACACAGACCTTCTCCCACTCTCTGCCCAACACTCTGCCTCACACCTTCTCCCACACCTTACCTCACTCTTTCCCTCACAGTTTGTCCCACCCTGTGCCCCACCCTATGCCACACTCCTCCACCTATGAGAAGCTGTGCACAGGTGAGAGGTTAACGCCATTTCGTTGCGGCCTGGGCGGAGTAGGTTGCATGAGCCACCCCTGCCTGTCCCACCACCACCTGTACCTTCATCCCCTCCGGGAGACGGGCATTCAAACGGAAAGTTGCCCCATCCCCACAGCGACTGGTTGCCCCTCTGATTTGGATACCATTGCAGAGCAGCGCACTTTCCGCTCGCAGGCCTGCAgccccacctccacctggtTGTCTGACgagggggaggaggagctggactCTATCACCACTACGACTTCGGTAACCAATGCAACGGTCATGAGTACAGCTACTGAGCCGATCCCAGTTTCCAAAACACCCCTGTTCCCTCCCTTACCACGGTCAGCTAGTGTAGCGTGTTCCATGGAGAGTCCTCTGTGTGGACAGCAGGAAGGagtggaagaggaagaaaagcaggaaaacgaaaaaagagagaaggaaactACTGCAGATCAGAGGCAAGATGAAACAACAGTGATCCCACAGGAGGATGAAAGGCAGCTGCTGCAGATGGATTCAGTAGGTGGGAATGTGGCGGAGGACCAGGGTGCACTGGATGAGGCAACAGCAACATCAGCAGGGATGAACCGCGAGTTTAAGTTTGTAGGATGCTGTGGAGAAGGTAGGCAGAGTGGGACAGCACTGGAAAACCTCAGTGTGGAAGACGTTAGCATGCTAGCAGGACCAACTCAGGCAGAGAAGGAAAACATGAGTGGAAGTAACCCAGGATTATCACCAGGTGTCGAACAGCCTCATACCTCCCAACCAAGGAGATCTACTTCCCATGAGGAGATAGCTGGTTTCACAGTTGTGGAGGTGCGTGATGAGGACGATGACGAAGACGAAAGTAAAGAACCGGGTGCCACagagggagcagcagcagcagcagcagaggaggaagatgaatcAGACTCTGGGACAATTCAGAAAAGCTATTGGAGTCGTCACTTCCTAGTTGATCTGCTAGCAGTGGCCATCCCTGTTGTGCCGACGGTTGCGTGGCTGTGCCGGGGCCCCGCCCGTGCCGGACAGCCCATGTACCACATAGGGTCGCTGCTGCGAGGCTGTTGCACTGTGGCACTGCACTCGCTGCGCAGGGGAGGTGGGCTGAGGCACTACCCCGCAGGCGGGGGAGACCTGGGTGGATCGCAGATATAA
- the snphb gene encoding syntaphilin isoform X3, with amino-acid sequence MSAPAPATRRSTSGSRRFNPLKVLQPKRRLQQILASSPVPVPKPASGSGTAEPGATAPVAVPVPAAPARTPAAPSNRDPYGNASLSSSNSGSCKGSDCSPTKGRHQKYTSCTDNHGIQPPLPEQYLTPLQQKEVCIRHLRARLKETINTLQDRDTEIDELRGQLCRMQEDWVEEECHRVEAQLALKEARQEIQQLKQAVETVRARLSDAGGLSGDVGVQKYFQDINIQNHKLENLLLSMELAQAGLAKEGVAIPGCRTRVGGSAPASVSGESPGGVPRLTVGGRGSCSCDGSPARSLTRSSTYTKLSDQALVDRSTNGQDFPCLSGDGTQDSGFVCCGESGVPSRADLLLEAAFLTEETASLLNSYTQTFSHSLPNTLPHTFSHTLPHSFPHSLSHPVPHPMPHSSTYEKLCTGERLTPFRCGLGGVGCMSHPCLSHHHLYLHPLRETGIQTESCPIPTATGCPSDLDTIAEQRTFRSQACSPTSTWLSDEGEEELDSITTTTSVTNATVMSTATEPIPVSKTPLFPPLPRSASVACSMESPLCGQQEGVEEEEKQENEKREKETTADQRQDETTVIPQEDERQLLQMDSVGGNVAEDQGALDEATATSAGMNREFKFVGCCGEGRQSGTALENLSVEDVSMLAGPTQAEKENMSGSNPGLSPGVEQPHTSQPRRSTSHEEIAGFTVVEVRDEDDDEDESKEPGATEGAAAAAAEEEDESDSGTIQKSYWSRHFLVDLLAVAIPVVPTVAWLCRGPARAGQPMYHIGSLLRGCCTVALHSLRRGGGLRHYPAGGGDLGGSQI; translated from the exons ATGTCTGCCCCTGCTCCAGCCACTCGGAGGTCTACGTCAGGCTCTCGGCG ATTCAACCCTCTGAAGGTGCTGCAGCCCAAACGACGCTTGCAGCAAATACTGGCGTCCTCCCCCGTCCCGGTGCCCAAGCCGGCGTCAGGGTCGGGGACAGCCGAGCCAGGGGCCACAGCGCCGGTGGCCGTTCCTGTGCCCGCGGCTCCTGC ACGGACACCTGCCGCCCCCAGCAATAGAGATCCCTATGGTAACGCCtccctcagcagcagcaactcAGGATCTTGTAAAGGCAGCGACTGCAGCCCCACAAAAGG ACGTCACCAGAAATACACTTCGTGTACGGATAACCATGGTATTCAGCCCCCTCTCCCAGAGCAATACCTCACACCCCTGCAACAAAAAGAGGTGTGCATCCGACACCTGCGGGCCAGGCTAAAAGAAACCATCAACACTCTGCAAGACAG GGACACAGAGATAGATGAGCTGAGAGGCCAGCTTTGCAGGATGCAGGAGGACTGGGTTGAGGAGGAGTGTCATCGTGTCGAGGCGCAACTGGCCCTGAAGGAGGCGCGTCAGGAGATCCAGCAGCTCAAACAGGCCGTGGAAACTGTCCGTGCCAGGCTCAGTGATGCCGGGGGGCTCAGTGGGGATGTAGGGGTCCAGAAGTACTTCCAAGACATCAACATTCAGAACCACAAGCTTGAGAACCTCTTGCTTAGTATGGAATTAGCCCAGGCCGGATTAGCCAAAGAGGGGGTAGCCATACCAGGCTGTCGGACCCGTGTCGGGGGTTCAGCTCCAGCATCAGTATCAGGGGAAAGTCCAGGGGGAGTACCCAGACTGACAGTGGGAGGGAGGGGTTCTTGCTCCTGTGATGGCTCCCCAGCCCGCTCTCTGACTCGCAGCTCCACCTACACCAAGCTGAGCGATCAGGCACTGGTGGACCGGAGCACCAATGGGCAAGACTTTCCTTGTCTGTCAGGTGACGGCACCCAGGACAGCGGCTTTGTGTGCTGCGGGGAGAGCGGTGTCCCCAGCAGGGCTGACCTCCTGCTGGAGGCCGCCTTCCTCACCGAGGAAACGGCATCTTTACTCAACTCCTACACACAGACCTTCTCCCACTCTCTGCCCAACACTCTGCCTCACACCTTCTCCCACACCTTACCTCACTCTTTCCCTCACAGTTTGTCCCACCCTGTGCCCCACCCTATGCCACACTCCTCCACCTATGAGAAGCTGTGCACAGGTGAGAGGTTAACGCCATTTCGTTGCGGCCTGGGCGGAGTAGGTTGCATGAGCCACCCCTGCCTGTCCCACCACCACCTGTACCTTCATCCCCTCCGGGAGACGGGCATTCAAACGGAAAGTTGCCCCATCCCCACAGCGACTGGTTGCCCCTCTGATTTGGATACCATTGCAGAGCAGCGCACTTTCCGCTCGCAGGCCTGCAgccccacctccacctggtTGTCTGACgagggggaggaggagctggactCTATCACCACTACGACTTCGGTAACCAATGCAACGGTCATGAGTACAGCTACTGAGCCGATCCCAGTTTCCAAAACACCCCTGTTCCCTCCCTTACCACGGTCAGCTAGTGTAGCGTGTTCCATGGAGAGTCCTCTGTGTGGACAGCAGGAAGGagtggaagaggaagaaaagcaggaaaacgaaaaaagagagaaggaaactACTGCAGATCAGAGGCAAGATGAAACAACAGTGATCCCACAGGAGGATGAAAGGCAGCTGCTGCAGATGGATTCAGTAGGTGGGAATGTGGCGGAGGACCAGGGTGCACTGGATGAGGCAACAGCAACATCAGCAGGGATGAACCGCGAGTTTAAGTTTGTAGGATGCTGTGGAGAAGGTAGGCAGAGTGGGACAGCACTGGAAAACCTCAGTGTGGAAGACGTTAGCATGCTAGCAGGACCAACTCAGGCAGAGAAGGAAAACATGAGTGGAAGTAACCCAGGATTATCACCAGGTGTCGAACAGCCTCATACCTCCCAACCAAGGAGATCTACTTCCCATGAGGAGATAGCTGGTTTCACAGTTGTGGAGGTGCGTGATGAGGACGATGACGAAGACGAAAGTAAAGAACCGGGTGCCACagagggagcagcagcagcagcagcagaggaggaagatgaatcAGACTCTGGGACAATTCAGAAAAGCTATTGGAGTCGTCACTTCCTAGTTGATCTGCTAGCAGTGGCCATCCCTGTTGTGCCGACGGTTGCGTGGCTGTGCCGGGGCCCCGCCCGTGCCGGACAGCCCATGTACCACATAGGGTCGCTGCTGCGAGGCTGTTGCACTGTGGCACTGCACTCGCTGCGCAGGGGAGGTGGGCTGAGGCACTACCCCGCAGGCGGGGGAGACCTGGGTGGATCGCAGATATAA
- the snphb gene encoding syntaphilin isoform X1, whose protein sequence is MSAPAPATRRSTSGSRRFNPLKVLQPKRRLQQILASSPVPVPKPASGSGTAEPGATAPVAVPVPAAPAFDYCRFIELDYVPMETGYMVSMRPTKGYASTKSPTKGYTSTKSPDRHSRSTNSPSTPRSRRTPAAPSNRDPYGNASLSSSNSGSCKGSDCSPTKGRHQKYTSCTDNHGIQPPLPEQYLTPLQQKEVCIRHLRARLKETINTLQDRDTEIDELRGQLCRMQEDWVEEECHRVEAQLALKEARQEIQQLKQAVETVRARLSDAGGLSGDVGVQKYFQDINIQNHKLENLLLSMELAQAGLAKEGVAIPGCRTRVGGSAPASVSGESPGGVPRLTVGGRGSCSCDGSPARSLTRSSTYTKLSDQALVDRSTNGQDFPCLSGDGTQDSGFVCCGESGVPSRADLLLEAAFLTEETASLLNSYTQTFSHSLPNTLPHTFSHTLPHSFPHSLSHPVPHPMPHSSTYEKLCTGERLTPFRCGLGGVGCMSHPCLSHHHLYLHPLRETGIQTESCPIPTATGCPSDLDTIAEQRTFRSQACSPTSTWLSDEGEEELDSITTTTSVTNATVMSTATEPIPVSKTPLFPPLPRSASVACSMESPLCGQQEGVEEEEKQENEKREKETTADQRQDETTVIPQEDERQLLQMDSVGGNVAEDQGALDEATATSAGMNREFKFVGCCGEGRQSGTALENLSVEDVSMLAGPTQAEKENMSGSNPGLSPGVEQPHTSQPRRSTSHEEIAGFTVVEVRDEDDDEDESKEPGATEGAAAAAAEEEDESDSGTIQKSYWSRHFLVDLLAVAIPVVPTVAWLCRGPARAGQPMYHIGSLLRGCCTVALHSLRRGGGLRHYPAGGGDLGGSQI, encoded by the exons ATGTCTGCCCCTGCTCCAGCCACTCGGAGGTCTACGTCAGGCTCTCGGCG ATTCAACCCTCTGAAGGTGCTGCAGCCCAAACGACGCTTGCAGCAAATACTGGCGTCCTCCCCCGTCCCGGTGCCCAAGCCGGCGTCAGGGTCGGGGACAGCCGAGCCAGGGGCCACAGCGCCGGTGGCCGTTCCTGTGCCCGCGGCTCCTGC GTTTGACTACTGCAGGTTCATTGAGCTAGACTACGTTCCCATGGAGACAGGTTATATGGTCTCAATGCGTCCGACTAAAGGCTATGCATCAACCAAGTCACCAACTAAGGGATACACCTCCACCAAGTCCCCGGACCGCCACAGCCGTTCAACAAACTCTCCCTCCACCCCTCGTTCTCG ACGGACACCTGCCGCCCCCAGCAATAGAGATCCCTATGGTAACGCCtccctcagcagcagcaactcAGGATCTTGTAAAGGCAGCGACTGCAGCCCCACAAAAGG ACGTCACCAGAAATACACTTCGTGTACGGATAACCATGGTATTCAGCCCCCTCTCCCAGAGCAATACCTCACACCCCTGCAACAAAAAGAGGTGTGCATCCGACACCTGCGGGCCAGGCTAAAAGAAACCATCAACACTCTGCAAGACAG GGACACAGAGATAGATGAGCTGAGAGGCCAGCTTTGCAGGATGCAGGAGGACTGGGTTGAGGAGGAGTGTCATCGTGTCGAGGCGCAACTGGCCCTGAAGGAGGCGCGTCAGGAGATCCAGCAGCTCAAACAGGCCGTGGAAACTGTCCGTGCCAGGCTCAGTGATGCCGGGGGGCTCAGTGGGGATGTAGGGGTCCAGAAGTACTTCCAAGACATCAACATTCAGAACCACAAGCTTGAGAACCTCTTGCTTAGTATGGAATTAGCCCAGGCCGGATTAGCCAAAGAGGGGGTAGCCATACCAGGCTGTCGGACCCGTGTCGGGGGTTCAGCTCCAGCATCAGTATCAGGGGAAAGTCCAGGGGGAGTACCCAGACTGACAGTGGGAGGGAGGGGTTCTTGCTCCTGTGATGGCTCCCCAGCCCGCTCTCTGACTCGCAGCTCCACCTACACCAAGCTGAGCGATCAGGCACTGGTGGACCGGAGCACCAATGGGCAAGACTTTCCTTGTCTGTCAGGTGACGGCACCCAGGACAGCGGCTTTGTGTGCTGCGGGGAGAGCGGTGTCCCCAGCAGGGCTGACCTCCTGCTGGAGGCCGCCTTCCTCACCGAGGAAACGGCATCTTTACTCAACTCCTACACACAGACCTTCTCCCACTCTCTGCCCAACACTCTGCCTCACACCTTCTCCCACACCTTACCTCACTCTTTCCCTCACAGTTTGTCCCACCCTGTGCCCCACCCTATGCCACACTCCTCCACCTATGAGAAGCTGTGCACAGGTGAGAGGTTAACGCCATTTCGTTGCGGCCTGGGCGGAGTAGGTTGCATGAGCCACCCCTGCCTGTCCCACCACCACCTGTACCTTCATCCCCTCCGGGAGACGGGCATTCAAACGGAAAGTTGCCCCATCCCCACAGCGACTGGTTGCCCCTCTGATTTGGATACCATTGCAGAGCAGCGCACTTTCCGCTCGCAGGCCTGCAgccccacctccacctggtTGTCTGACgagggggaggaggagctggactCTATCACCACTACGACTTCGGTAACCAATGCAACGGTCATGAGTACAGCTACTGAGCCGATCCCAGTTTCCAAAACACCCCTGTTCCCTCCCTTACCACGGTCAGCTAGTGTAGCGTGTTCCATGGAGAGTCCTCTGTGTGGACAGCAGGAAGGagtggaagaggaagaaaagcaggaaaacgaaaaaagagagaaggaaactACTGCAGATCAGAGGCAAGATGAAACAACAGTGATCCCACAGGAGGATGAAAGGCAGCTGCTGCAGATGGATTCAGTAGGTGGGAATGTGGCGGAGGACCAGGGTGCACTGGATGAGGCAACAGCAACATCAGCAGGGATGAACCGCGAGTTTAAGTTTGTAGGATGCTGTGGAGAAGGTAGGCAGAGTGGGACAGCACTGGAAAACCTCAGTGTGGAAGACGTTAGCATGCTAGCAGGACCAACTCAGGCAGAGAAGGAAAACATGAGTGGAAGTAACCCAGGATTATCACCAGGTGTCGAACAGCCTCATACCTCCCAACCAAGGAGATCTACTTCCCATGAGGAGATAGCTGGTTTCACAGTTGTGGAGGTGCGTGATGAGGACGATGACGAAGACGAAAGTAAAGAACCGGGTGCCACagagggagcagcagcagcagcagcagaggaggaagatgaatcAGACTCTGGGACAATTCAGAAAAGCTATTGGAGTCGTCACTTCCTAGTTGATCTGCTAGCAGTGGCCATCCCTGTTGTGCCGACGGTTGCGTGGCTGTGCCGGGGCCCCGCCCGTGCCGGACAGCCCATGTACCACATAGGGTCGCTGCTGCGAGGCTGTTGCACTGTGGCACTGCACTCGCTGCGCAGGGGAGGTGGGCTGAGGCACTACCCCGCAGGCGGGGGAGACCTGGGTGGATCGCAGATATAA